The window tgaaaagaaagaagttgttatttttgcaTACTTATCACCACGGTGCTACTGCATTATTGTGTTATACTCAATTGACCGGTCGTACTTCAGTGGAATGGGTTCCTATTGTATTGAATTTGGCAGTTCACGTTGTCAtgtattggtattatttcttGAGTTCTTGTGGCATTAGAGTTTGGTGGAAAGAGTGGGTTACTAGGTTTCAAATCgttcaatttttaattgatttggtttttgtttattttgctACTTATACTTATTATgctaataaatttttcgATGATATTCTTCCAAATATGGGTACTTGTTATGGTACTCAAGATGCTGCTGCTTACGggtatttaattttgacTTCCtatttggttttatttatttcattttacaTTAAGAATTATGGAAAGAAGCGCCCTTCTAAAAAAGCTAGTACTGTTACTGCTGCAGGTAGTGCTCCAGTCACCAAGAAAAGCAGAAAAGCTTAAACTTTGTGTAAATGTATTGTAAACAATTGGCAAGTGACAagttgctttttttttttttttttttaactctgtaagttttttgttatttatttatttactgtATTTAATTACGAGTTATTTAAACTAAACAATTAAAGAAATACAAAGacgtaaaaaaaatatatatatatgtgtgtatgTATATGAATATGGATATGGATATGGCTTAGGGATCCAAGGGACCTTCGGATAAACTAATTATCCGGATGGgggttattttttttttttatttttttattttttatttttttattttttttttttttttttacacggataacatttttaggttaattaggaaaaaaaaaaaaaaactcgCTCGGCTTAAAAGGTTAGTTTTATGTTATAAATAGACAGTATTAAATAggaaaaacgaaaaaaacgaaaaacaaataaaagaaatttcTCAATCACTAGGTACGAACAAAAAGAGTAAGAATTATACAAACCGAGTGTTATAGCCGTGATTAATAAGGGAAATGGTACTACAGAGATAAATGCAACCGAGAAAAAGGCGTACAGCCATACTAAACACGGTTTGTAATGCAGTAGCACATATTAGAACGCGTGGTAAGCCTGCTCTAtgcattttattttatatattcgATATGGGGCTGAACTGGAATATCACAGAAAACAGGCAGAAAACCAGactttatttcttttttaattagtaAAATATTCAGTGTTATGTCCATTTCTATGGgcttatttgaaaataaaatcaaatcgAAAAAGTGcgctattttatttattgggaTGTTCTTCTGCCCCATGGAACCCGCTTACaaatatgaataatatataacGATATTTGTTTTGGGTATTTGTACACACAAACATATCAGATTATACTTCCCGTTTATAAACCACCGTATTTACTGTTCTAATTTAGTAAATAGCGAATTCTTTCCGCTTGAAATTCCACCTTTTTagatttgattttatttcttaaagaaagaaacaaaaatctTGAGAGACGGCTACACCGCTTTTTGATTCTTAGTTACTAATTACCTAtctccttttttattgcgttattttttttttattattattactttctttctttctttcccGCCTTTCATTGcttcccccccccccccttTTTAATTGGCTAATTTAACCAagctaaaaataataataaaaaaagggaaaaaggTATACTAACAATGACAATGACGATAATGTCATTACTAAGATCTAACAAACGGTCATATACccacacatatatataaggCTTTacctaattttttttttttttttttttcaatttaatttaatttaatttaattttattccacatacaattattttattgatttgatcttatataattcaaactttttgttctttcttttctattccattccttttttcttccagTATTCTTTGAATAATTGTCACTAAATCGTCATACACTTACATACGCATatattatatctttttgaGAATCACATACCATCGGGACATTGCATCTTATTCCCCTCCAACTTATAGCTTTTTGTTACAATTACCAcaatacaaaataaaaaaaatatggctAGAACATTAATGTTGCCAAGCTTAATTCCAACCACCACTGGCACTCCTACAACAGCCACTCCgattaataatagcaataccGATAATGCTGCTAAACCATTATACACATCACAAACTCATTTTAGTACTGTGATATCTCCTACTGTAACTAACcccattaataataatggtagttctaatttaaattattcgTCATCGGCTCACGTCATTCTGCCACCCATTTCCAGTTTTGATAACGGAAATCGCACGGTTATTAACACGCCGCCTCCCAAAGTATTGTTACCTAgcataaataataatagtaataatctCAACACTATCAACTCTCCTgttgctactactactacgACTACGACTACGACTACTAATGGTAGCGGTAACACTTTGGCATTTTATCACCATGATGGTGGTAACAACACTAATAATGTTTTATCGCCTTCTCCATCACCAACTTTACGACTCCAGAGATATTCAGTGCCATTAATTCATAGTAGTAGTGGTGTTGGtataaacaatattaatacaaGCAATACTAGTATTCCTAGCATTGGTAGTAATCCTACTTCGCCTATTATGATGCTAAATCATGAACAAAggatttttaaaaatggtgtTGGTGGTACTACTACTAGTAGCAGCAGTAGCAGTAGTAGCAGAAGTAATAGCAGAAGTAATACACTCTCTAACACGtctacaaataataataaaccaagaaaaaagaaagaatgTCCTATATGTCATAATTTTTACGCAAATTTATCCACTCATAAATCAACACATCTAACACCGGAAGATAGACCACATAAGTGTCCTATCTGTGAGAGGGGGTTTGCCAGGAGTAATGACTTAATTCGTCACAAAAAAAGGCATTGGAGAGATGAATTATGttgcaacaacaacaacaataacaataacaacaacaataataataatgccgTTA is drawn from Saccharomycodes ludwigii strain NBRC 1722 chromosome V, whole genome shotgun sequence and contains these coding sequences:
- a CDS encoding C2H2-type zinc finger protein (similar to Saccharomyces cerevisiae YDL048C | STP4 | protein with similarity to Stp1p (paralog of YLR375W | STP3)), which gives rise to MARTLMLPSLIPTTTGTPTTATPINNSNTDNAAKPLYTSQTHFSTVISPTVTNPINNNGSSNLNYSSSAHVILPPISSFDNGNRTVINTPPPKVLLPSINNNSNNLNTINSPVATTTTTTTTTTNGSGNTLAFYHHDGGNNTNNVLSPSPSPTLRLQRYSVPLIHSSSGVGINNINTSNTSIPSIGSNPTSPIMMLNHEQRIFKNGVGGTTTSSSSSSSSRSNSRSNTLSNTSTNNNKPRKKKECPICHNFYANLSTHKSTHLTPEDRPHKCPICERGFARSNDLIRHKKRHWRDELCCNNNNNNNNNNNNNNAVNGNFSGHTNGTGANSGNSNGNNYPLSKEQLEKLHNVKGTYKCPFNENLINLDMELYPYKNNAVAGNTTTGDMITTGVKSLPFETSNCHQTGIFSRCDTYKNHLKALHFEYPPGTKKAERPFVHGRCKHCGMKFVNVDVWLDEHVGKAGGCGYIYH